In Gossypium hirsutum isolate 1008001.06 chromosome A10, Gossypium_hirsutum_v2.1, whole genome shotgun sequence, the DNA window taaaaatattatttattatttatttatataaaaaataattttttagaaatgtttattaaaaaaatttgaaaactttaacaaataatatttaaaaaacacaaaataaaatttatattgttaaaataagttcaaaaatttaaattttaaatttaatatgaaaaattcaagatctgaattgaattataataattaGTTTATCTAACCAAACGCACCCCTAGAAGAGGACTTTATGAGATTGTTTGCATCGGGCCACGTAAAAGTGGAGTAATGTTAGCAAAAGAATTAGATGAATCGAGTTAGTTTTGGCTTAGATTTGATTACTTTGAATAAGATAaatgaaagtttaaaattttaaaataatttcaagtTAAAGAAGCTTGATTTTCAAGTTTGGATAAAAAATGAACTTATATAATTTAGTATTTGTTCTATTTCGATTTGAGTTCGATTTTTTTAGTTAACTCattatggatttgaattattttcaaatttttatcatttcgaAATAAGTTTGCTTCTACATGAATGTAAACTTTTACGCCGTGGAACAGTGGGAAGAAAATGGTaggatgaaaaatataaattttctttctgcgtgttaaaaattaatttatttccatcttttcattttcttttcatccCTCCACTTTTCCACATTCTTAGgttttttaaaacttttctttagATTCAATATCACCAACGGATCCGTGGCGCAATGGTAGCGCGTCTGACTCCAGATCAGAAGGTTGCGCGTTCGATTCACGTTGGGTTTAAAATCCCGGTCCAATTGGATCCATTTTTGGTTCATATCCATGTACTTTTTGAAAATTcggaatttagtccctataattttTATGCTTCCTTCCCtcgcttttttattttttcagtaAAATAACACTCCTTTCTCAGTGATCACTAATCTACTCTCCGAAAAAAAAATGGCCTTATTCTCCCGCATCCGTACACCGGCCACCACAGCTTTCCGCTTCCGCCACTTTTCAACCGTCTCCCCAAACTCCTCCACCTCTCTCACCACCCACAAAAAATCACGCGCCGCCCTCTCCCGCCTAAAATCCGAGCAAGACCCTGATTGCATCCTCGAAATCTGCCGCGCCGCCCGCCTCACCCCATCCTCCCATATCGGCCGAATCGCTTTATCCGTCGCCATCTCCAAACTCTGCGAAGGCAATCATTTCCAATCCATCGACACTTTCCTCCAAGAACTCCGTTCCCGTCCCGACTTACAAAATAATCGTTTCGCCTCCCATTCTTTAATCCTCTACGGTCAAGCCAAGATGCTAAACCGCGCCGTGACGGTCTTTGACGAATTCTATAACGAGGGGTTTTGCCGTTCGACGAAATCATTAAACGCTTTGCTCGTTGCAGGGTTGATAGCCAAGGATCATGTAGAAGTGAAGAGAATTTTCATGGAGTTTCCACAAAGGTATAAGATTGATCCCGATTTAGAAACTTATAATAATGCTATTAAAGCTTTTTGTGAATCTGGGTCTTCGAATTCAGTGTATTCAATTTTGATTGATATG includes these proteins:
- the LOC107925226 gene encoding pentatricopeptide repeat-containing protein At1g61870, mitochondrial, which encodes MALFSRIRTPATTAFRFRHFSTVSPNSSTSLTTHKKSRAALSRLKSEQDPDCILEICRAARLTPSSHIGRIALSVAISKLCEGNHFQSIDTFLQELRSRPDLQNNRFASHSLILYGQAKMLNRAVTVFDEFYNEGFCRSTKSLNALLVAGLIAKDHVEVKRIFMEFPQRYKIDPDLETYNNAIKAFCESGSSNSVYSILIDMKKGGVKPNATTFGTLLAGFYVEEKYEDVGKVLNLMKEYGIPVGVNTYNIRIQTLCILKKSNEAKTLLHGMLSKGINPNSVTYNHLIHGFCKEGNLEEAKSLFNSMVNRGLKPDSNCFFNMVHFLCQGGDFEAALKICKDSMEKKWVPKFSTMKSLANGLVTISKVEEAKELIKNVKKKFSKNADLWDEIEKGLL